From Mya arenaria isolate MELC-2E11 chromosome 1, ASM2691426v1, a single genomic window includes:
- the LOC128231006 gene encoding ABC transporter F family member 4-like isoform X1, translating to MSCVFGFIHLSLYVFVMYFEFDENDTDDEEDVVESEKEIHKEKTKTKKLTQRSPNVAGREANSTKGSNTSKRSSNSKLEQMRKTNEKTKAKQTANGGRSTKANKKATDGEEEEEESENEKHVEQRKADPKRKITAPMPCRKRRRKEQEEERDVDEETSDESDGTTDTDDEEDMAESEKEIHKEKTKTKKLTQRSPIVAGREANTARGSNTSKRSRNSKLEQMRETNEKTKAKQTANGGRSTKANKKTTDGEEEEEEESENEKHVEQRKADHKRKITAPMPSRKIKKEQEEESDGDKEASDESDVTTDTDDDDEEEEEESEKEIHKEKIQTKKVTQRSPNDAGREADPSRGSNTSKRSRKSKSEKTRENNEKTKVKQTSYGGRSTKAVKKDTDGEEEEEEEESENEKPVEQRKAGQKRKTTPLTSRKKEEKNRKRKVMEMKKLVMKTMELLAVTNHTSRGF from the exons ATGTCTTGTGTATTTGGTTTTATTCACTTATCATTGTATGTGTTTGTTATGTACTTTGAATTTGATGAAAACGATACTGATGATGAAGAAGACGTGGTGGAGAGCGAAAAGGAAATACATAAAGAGAAAACGAAAACGAAAAAGTTGACACAGAG AAGCCCGAATGTTGCTGGCCGAGAAGCAAACAGTACAAAGGGCAGTAATACAAGTAAACGATCCAGCAATTCGAAGTTGGAGCAGATGAGAAAAACGAATGAGAAGACAAAG GCAAAACAGACTGCTAATGGAGGCCGGAGCACAAAAG cTAACAAAAAAGCTACAGATGGAGAAGAAGAGGAGGAGGAAAGCGAAAACGAAAAACATGTGGAACAAAG GAAAGCAGATCCGAAAAGGAAAATAACAGCACCTATGCCTTgtagaaaaagaagaagaaaagaacaGGAAGAGGAAAGGGATGTAGATGAAGAAACTAGTGATGAAAGCGATGGAACTACTG atACTGATGATGAAGAAGACATGGCGGAGAGCGAAAAGGAAATACATAAAGAGAAAACGAAAACGAAAAAGTTGACACAGAG AAGCCCGATTGTTGCTGGCCGAGAAGCAAACACTGCAAGGGGCAGTAATACAAGTAAACGATCACGCAATTCGAAGTTGGAGCAGATGAGAGAAACGAATGAGAAGACAAAG GCAAAACAGACTGCAAATGGAGGCCGGAGCACAAAAG cTAACAAAAAAACTACTGATGGGGAAGAAGAAGAGGAGGAGGAAAGCGAAAACGAAAAACATGTGGAACAAAG GAAAGCAGATcataaaaggaaaataacagCACCTATGCCTtctagaaaaataaaaaaagaacaggaAGAGGAAAGTGATGGAGATAAAGAAGCTAGTGATGAAAGCGATGTAACTACTG atactgatgatgatgatgaagaagaagaGGAGGAGAGCGAAAAGGAAATACATAAAGAGAAAATTCAAACGAAAAAGGTGACACAGAG AAGCCCGAATGATGCTGGGCGAGAAGCAGACCCTTCACGTGGCAGTAATACAAGTAAACGATCACGCAAATCGAAGTCGGAGAAGACGAGAGAAAATAATGAGAAGACAAAG GTAAAACAGACTTCTTATGGAGGCCGGAGCACAAAAG ctgtCAAAAAAGATACTGATGGAGAAGAagaagaggaggaggaggaaaGCGAAAACGAAAAACCTGTGGAACAGAG GAAAGCAGGTCAGAAAAGGAAAACAACACCTTTGACTTctagaaaaaaagaagaaaagaacaGGAAGAGGAAAGTGATGGAGATGAAGAAGCTAGTGATGAAAACGATGGAACTACTG GCAGTGACAAATCATACCAGCAGAGGATTCTAG
- the LOC128231006 gene encoding transcriptional regulator ATRX homolog isoform X3 has translation MSCVFGFIHLSLYVFVMYFEFDENDTDDEEDVVESEKEIHKEKTKTKKLTQRSPNVAGREANSTKGSNTSKRSSNSKLEQMRKTNEKTKAKQTANGGRSTKANKKATDGEEEEEESENEKHVEQRKADPKRKITAPMPCRKRRRKEQEEERDVDEETSDESDGTTDTDDEEDMAESEKEIHKEKTKTKKLTQRSPIVAGREANTARGSNTSKRSRNSKLEQMRETNEKTKAKQTANGGRSTKANKKTTDGEEEEEEESENEKHVEQRKADHKRKITAPMPSRKIKKEQEEESDGDKEASDESDVTTDTDDDDEEEEEESEKEIHKEKIQTKKVTQRSPNDAGREADPSRGSNTSKRSRKSKSEKTRENNEKTKEMQTNILGSRQTCFGN, from the exons ATGTCTTGTGTATTTGGTTTTATTCACTTATCATTGTATGTGTTTGTTATGTACTTTGAATTTGATGAAAACGATACTGATGATGAAGAAGACGTGGTGGAGAGCGAAAAGGAAATACATAAAGAGAAAACGAAAACGAAAAAGTTGACACAGAG AAGCCCGAATGTTGCTGGCCGAGAAGCAAACAGTACAAAGGGCAGTAATACAAGTAAACGATCCAGCAATTCGAAGTTGGAGCAGATGAGAAAAACGAATGAGAAGACAAAG GCAAAACAGACTGCTAATGGAGGCCGGAGCACAAAAG cTAACAAAAAAGCTACAGATGGAGAAGAAGAGGAGGAGGAAAGCGAAAACGAAAAACATGTGGAACAAAG GAAAGCAGATCCGAAAAGGAAAATAACAGCACCTATGCCTTgtagaaaaagaagaagaaaagaacaGGAAGAGGAAAGGGATGTAGATGAAGAAACTAGTGATGAAAGCGATGGAACTACTG atACTGATGATGAAGAAGACATGGCGGAGAGCGAAAAGGAAATACATAAAGAGAAAACGAAAACGAAAAAGTTGACACAGAG AAGCCCGATTGTTGCTGGCCGAGAAGCAAACACTGCAAGGGGCAGTAATACAAGTAAACGATCACGCAATTCGAAGTTGGAGCAGATGAGAGAAACGAATGAGAAGACAAAG GCAAAACAGACTGCAAATGGAGGCCGGAGCACAAAAG cTAACAAAAAAACTACTGATGGGGAAGAAGAAGAGGAGGAGGAAAGCGAAAACGAAAAACATGTGGAACAAAG GAAAGCAGATcataaaaggaaaataacagCACCTATGCCTtctagaaaaataaaaaaagaacaggaAGAGGAAAGTGATGGAGATAAAGAAGCTAGTGATGAAAGCGATGTAACTACTG atactgatgatgatgatgaagaagaagaGGAGGAGAGCGAAAAGGAAATACATAAAGAGAAAATTCAAACGAAAAAGGTGACACAGAG AAGCCCGAATGATGCTGGGCGAGAAGCAGACCCTTCACGTGGCAGTAATACAAGTAAACGATCACGCAAATCGAAGTCGGAGAAGACGAGAGAAAATAATGAGAAGACAAAG GAAATGCAGACAAACATACTCGGCTCTCGACAGACATGTTTCGGCAATTGA
- the LOC128231006 gene encoding transcriptional regulator ATRX homolog isoform X2 → MCPFTLSSLSILNLVKTQMLYECRSPNVAGREANSTKGSNTSKRSSNSKLEQMRKTNEKTKAKQTANGGRSTKANKKATDGEEEEEESENEKHVEQRKADPKRKITAPMPCRKRRRKEQEEERDVDEETSDESDGTTDTDDEEDMAESEKEIHKEKTKTKKLTQRSPIVAGREANTARGSNTSKRSRNSKLEQMRETNEKTKAKQTANGGRSTKANKKTTDGEEEEEEESENEKHVEQRKADHKRKITAPMPSRKIKKEQEEESDGDKEASDESDVTTDTDDDDEEEEEESEKEIHKEKIQTKKVTQRSPNDAGREADPSRGSNTSKRSRKSKSEKTRENNEKTKVKQTSYGGRSTKAVKKDTDGEEEEEEEESENEKPVEQRKAGQKRKTTPLTSRKKEEKNRKRKVMEMKKLVMKTMELLAVTNHTSRGF, encoded by the exons atgtgCCCTTTCACCCTTAGCAGCCTGTCCATTTTAAACCTGGTTAAAACCCAAATGTTGTATGAATGCAGAAGCCCGAATGTTGCTGGCCGAGAAGCAAACAGTACAAAGGGCAGTAATACAAGTAAACGATCCAGCAATTCGAAGTTGGAGCAGATGAGAAAAACGAATGAGAAGACAAAG GCAAAACAGACTGCTAATGGAGGCCGGAGCACAAAAG cTAACAAAAAAGCTACAGATGGAGAAGAAGAGGAGGAGGAAAGCGAAAACGAAAAACATGTGGAACAAAG GAAAGCAGATCCGAAAAGGAAAATAACAGCACCTATGCCTTgtagaaaaagaagaagaaaagaacaGGAAGAGGAAAGGGATGTAGATGAAGAAACTAGTGATGAAAGCGATGGAACTACTG atACTGATGATGAAGAAGACATGGCGGAGAGCGAAAAGGAAATACATAAAGAGAAAACGAAAACGAAAAAGTTGACACAGAG AAGCCCGATTGTTGCTGGCCGAGAAGCAAACACTGCAAGGGGCAGTAATACAAGTAAACGATCACGCAATTCGAAGTTGGAGCAGATGAGAGAAACGAATGAGAAGACAAAG GCAAAACAGACTGCAAATGGAGGCCGGAGCACAAAAG cTAACAAAAAAACTACTGATGGGGAAGAAGAAGAGGAGGAGGAAAGCGAAAACGAAAAACATGTGGAACAAAG GAAAGCAGATcataaaaggaaaataacagCACCTATGCCTtctagaaaaataaaaaaagaacaggaAGAGGAAAGTGATGGAGATAAAGAAGCTAGTGATGAAAGCGATGTAACTACTG atactgatgatgatgatgaagaagaagaGGAGGAGAGCGAAAAGGAAATACATAAAGAGAAAATTCAAACGAAAAAGGTGACACAGAG AAGCCCGAATGATGCTGGGCGAGAAGCAGACCCTTCACGTGGCAGTAATACAAGTAAACGATCACGCAAATCGAAGTCGGAGAAGACGAGAGAAAATAATGAGAAGACAAAG GTAAAACAGACTTCTTATGGAGGCCGGAGCACAAAAG ctgtCAAAAAAGATACTGATGGAGAAGAagaagaggaggaggaggaaaGCGAAAACGAAAAACCTGTGGAACAGAG GAAAGCAGGTCAGAAAAGGAAAACAACACCTTTGACTTctagaaaaaaagaagaaaagaacaGGAAGAGGAAAGTGATGGAGATGAAGAAGCTAGTGATGAAAACGATGGAACTACTG GCAGTGACAAATCATACCAGCAGAGGATTCTAG